CTGTAGAgagtttctgtctttctgtcttaaATATCTCAGGTCTCTTTCCATCATCTCTTTTACCTCGAAGAGCTCATAAAATGAGTGGGGTCTCTGAACATATTTATCTCCTATATTTCCTCTCATTATTTTACTCTCTGACCAATATTTGGGCATGTCTGCCCTTTtgttcagaaaactgaaatttaaaaaaggaacttTTACTAGTAGAACTAAGAGAAACCAAGGAAGAGTGTATTAAAAACCTTTGGTACTCTTCTGTTATACTAGGTTTCAGCTATATTCAAATGACTCAGAGGTTCATGGATTTGTGGAACATAAAATAGAATCTTGCATGAGTTGGACAGGTTTTCTGAAATAAGTCTCATAGCCAGTGAGCATCCCAGTGGATCACCCCATGCTGTATTTGAAGCTAGCTTTGGTTTTCTGCTAACTTctcatgaaattatttaaaaagtatttttttgtgtgtgaaaatttGCTATCAAGTGAGagataaaatattagtaaagcCAATGTCATGCTCAACTAGAGGTGTGatgataaatataagaaaaacacgACTCTTGAGAGAATAGTGATTTGGTGGAAAAGTGATTTACAACAAAGCCAGAAGCCTAATCCTGTGATTTTTGAAGGCATCCTTTGCACAGTTTCCACACAAGTAAATTCACAACTTCAGAGATTCCCAAAAGTTTTGTTGataccaaaagaaataaaaaggaagagttcaTAGAGATTAGAGATTAGACATTAGAGTTATGAATTAAGTCCAGAGCTAAACATTTAGACAGAAATGTTTTTCATTAGCATATTGAACCTTGTATCCTCTTTCTGTCTCACCTGAACTGACTTGGGTGGCTCCTAGGGTTTCATTTTTGGGGAGCAtcattaagactttttttttttttcctgagactgggtcttattctgttgcccaggctacagtgtagtggctagatcactgctcactgcagccttgacctcctgggctcaagtgattctcccaccttagcctcctgagtagctggaaccacagcgTGTGCTGCCGTGCCcagctcacttttgtatttttggtagagatggggtttcgccatgttgcccaggctcgtcttgaactgctgggctcaagcaatctgccagccttggcctcccaaagtgctgggattacaggcgtgagccactgagcccggcctttAAGGCCGTCTTTCAGCTCTTCAGAGGCAAATGTTCTTCCCTCTGTGGACCCACGGAGCCAGCAGTTTTAGGCTTCTGCACTGGCTTAGCAGATTTTGTCCATTTTCCAGGTTTTTCTGATTTATGATGTTCTGTACTTTCTCTCTGATCCAGCATTCCCTCTAGTAGATCTTATTCCTCCTCTACCCGGACTTGCCCACCTACACATGGTTATGCATTAAAGTTTACAACTGGTCTTCCTTGGTATATCCAGCTACTCTTGATACCTGGGTCTCAAGTCATGTCTTTCTAATTAGTAGCCAGGTATCTGAGGCCACCATGGGTGTCATATCATTTTGGTCTTCACCCAAGTTCTGTTCTCTTCACTAATCAAGATTGACTGTCCTTTCCAGGGTAGTCACTGGTAGCTCCACTTATCCATCTTTTTAAGCATTTTCCCTGTCCCTGGTGGCTGGGTGCCTGTGTCCTGCTTATGATACCAGGAAGAGATGACTCTTCTGTTCTTCCTGCTTCCTTGGGTGGAAGCTGCAAAGGATGCCTTCCAAAATCAGCTTATTATTTTTGTGGACCTAAGATCTGTAGACAGCTAGCCAGCGCCCATCTCATGGAGAGAGGGTATTCTAAGCCAGACATGATCTAGTCCCATGACTTGATCTGTACCTTGCAGGGCATGGCCTTTCTCCACAACAGCATTATTTCATCGCATGGGAGTCTCAAGTCCTCCAACTGTGTGGTGGATAGTCGTTTTGTGCTCAAAATCACAGACTATGGCCTGGCCAGCTTCCGATCAACTGCTGAACCTGATGACAGCCATGCCCTCTATGCCAGTGAGGCCCACCCCCACAACCCACTTTATATATTGCTGCTCTTTCCACCTAGGGATGGTGGGAGAGGGAGGTGGAGTGACAGTAATATAGGGATGAGCCCAGGTGGGCTTGGGGGTACCCCATTTTGGGGGACCTGGCCAGCCTGTTTCCTCTTTTCAGAGAAGCTGTGGACTGCCCCAGAACTGCTCAGTGGGAACCCCTTGCCAACCACAGGCATGCAGAAGGCTGATGTCTATAGCTTTGGGATCATCCTGCAGGAGATAGCACTTCGCAGTGGTCCTTTCTACTTGGAGGGCCTGGACCTCAGCCCCAAAGGTAAGAGTCAATCCACTACCCACAGCCTCTTCTTCCTGGGGGAACTCAGTTCCTCATCCAAACCTTTGATCACCCTCAGAGATTGTCCAGAAGGTACGGAATGGTCAGCGGCCATATTTCCGACCAAGCATTGACCGGACCCAGCTGAATGAAGAGCTAGTTTTGCTGATGGAGCGATGTTGGGCTCAGGACCCAGCTGAGCGGCCAGACTTTGGACAGATTAAGGGCTTCATTCGACGCTTTAACAAGTGAGAGGGCATTATAGGGCAGGGGCTTCCCAGGGATAGAAGCCTCATTAGTCCTAGTGCATGAAGTGGGGCAGGTGGGACCAGAGGGTGGGTTGGATAGGAAGTCCTGGGAGTCTTCGGAATCTTAGAGCAAGTGCCATATCCTGGCCTCCCCACAGGGAGGGTGGCACCAGCATATTGGACAATCTCCTGCTGCGCATGGAACAGTATGCCAATAACCTGGAGAAGCTGGTGGAGGAACGCACACAGGCCTATCTGGAGGAAAAACGCAAGGCTGAGGCTCTGCTCTACCAAATTCTACCCCAGTGAGACTTTGTCCCCCTTCCTGAATTTTCCTTTGGGATTCTGCTCTGTTGGGCTCTGCCTCATCAGGCACCTGCGAACTCGCCTCCCGACCCTCAGAACGCTGCTGGCCACAGGGAGTCCCCCTGGCTATAGATTTTTTGCTGTCATTCTGTCTTTGCATCAGCTGTGCTGCCTTCTTACTGGCTTCCCATCCCTTCTTACAACACTGCTCTACCATGCCCTTGCTTCAGCAAGTGTATGTAAAACAGTCCCAACTTGAGACAGCTCCCATGCACAGGGATCTCCTCAAAAGCCCCTGCCACTTGTGCACCTTACCTTGCATTTGACTGTAATGTCTTCCCAGCCACTTTCCTCCCTCCCACTTGCAAAGCCCAGCTTTCTTGTTTCAGCTCATATCTGCTGCAGCCACATgcaccttccctctctcttctgctCCTACTCTCTTGGAGTTTGGCTCACACAGCACCCTTGCTTCCTAGTTCAGTGGCAGAGCAGTTAAAACGGGGAGAGACTGTACAGGCTGAGGCCTTTGACAGTGTTACCATCTACTTCAGTGACATTGTTGGCTTCACAGCATTGTCAGCAGAGAGCACCCCCATGCAGGTGAGAGCCATGGGTGAGAGGTAGCGGGTGGGGTCGGGTGGGTAGGGACCTGGGGAAGCCTCATTGATAACAGGGAAGATGAGTTTGTTCTAGAGTTCCCACATCTTGTGATGGCTCGTGGGTTAAGAATTCTTAGAAAGTTGGGTACAAGTTTCAGGGCCTCTGCTTTTCTATCCCTTTTAGGTAGTGACACTTCTTAATGACCTGTATACCTGCTTTGATGCCATAATTGACAACTTTGATGTCTACAAGGTGAGAGCTGGGGTGGCTCTTCAATAGAAGACTCTTTAATAGAGACCCCCTTTGAAAGCCAGTCTCCCTGAACCCCACACACCTTACCCACCCCATGATCAGCTTTCCCTCCAGGGGCCCCAGCATCCTGGTGCTGGAGTATACTTTGTAAACAGATGTAGCTCCAGCACTGTCACTGTACACTCCAGTCGAATTTCTTGTGAATCCTTTGGCTTCCCTAATTAGAACCATCATGAGATTTAGCTCCTATCTCCCTGGAGTATAAATACAGCCAATCCAACATTTCTCTCCAGTCCTCTCCAGACATGGAAGAATCATATAGGATGTGGGTCCAGACTGATTTAGTGGGGtgagggaaaatatattttaaaaagtaaaactttttgttGAAGTCATTGAGTTGGATTTATTGTCCTTGGGAGTAAAAATcatctgaatttgaatattgactTGTTACTAACTATGTGGCCTTATAGGTAAGTAACAgaatctccctgagcctcagttgttttatctgtaagatgggaataataGATTTGTTGTATAGAAAGTGCCTAACATTGTTTGGCATGTGGCAGAACAATGACATTCATTCTCTTACATACCTTTGGTACAATTACCAGCATCAAATGCCTGCTTTCCTCCTGACAGTTTGGGCTGTCTGGTCATTTCACTGGGCCTGCTTTACCTCCTTACCAGCCTCTGTCCTCTTGAGTTTAGCCTGTTGTCTTGCTTCCCATTTCCTGATGGCAGAGCCTATCTGTCCATGTCCTGCTGCAGACAgggtgttcattcattcagcaaatgtgtaCTGAGTATTCACCAGGTGCTGGGTGGAGAAAGAGGACTTAAAGATTCCCTTGACATCTCGTCTCCCCTAGACTCTCAGGACCATGGCACTTATTTTCTAGTCAATATTCTGGCCTCGGGGATGTCAGGATGATGTCCAGCTTGTCTCCCTCTACTCTTTCCCATCCCCATGGATACAAATAGAGGTGACCTTTTAATCCCCCTCTCAATCAGGTGGAGACAATTGGGGATGCTTACATGGTGGTATCTGGCCTCCCAGGCCGAAATGGTCAACGGCATGCACCAGAAATTGCTCGTATGGCCCTAGCATTACtagatgcagtttcttcctttcgCATCCGCCACCGACCCCATGACCAGCTGAGGCTACGCATAGGGGTCCATACTGGTAAGGCTGACTCTTACTCCAGCCCTAATCTCCACCTTTCCCAGACGCTCCCAACCTGTTTCTTCTCATAGGGCCAGTCTGTGCTGGGGTTGTTGGCCTGAAGATGCCCCGTTATTGTCTTTTTGGAGACACAGTGAACACTGCTTCTCGAATGGAGTCTAATGGTCAAGGTAAGACACTAGCCCTCAACCCCACTGTTGGCCTCAATTTATCttgcccttttcttcttttcatagttCCTCCAATCTCTTAATCTGAGAGACCACAGTTCCTTAGTGTTGCATCCTTGGGCATATTTTGGTTCTAATAGATATGCATTGGGAGATCTGGGAGCTTCCCTGGAATGGTTGGTCGGGCACGGTGCTATACAGTATCACcaattctttgccttttctttgatTCCTTTTTCCATCATCCTCCCTATCCCACCCACCCCAGCGCTGAAGATCCATGTCTCCTCTACCACCAAGGATGCCCTAGATGAGCTAGGATGCTTCCAGCTAGAGCTACGGGGGGATGTGGAAATGAAGGTGACGGCAGGCCATGGGGAGGGAGGCGGGGGAAAGGGGGGTGAAAGTGATTATGGGAATCatggggaaagagagggagacaaaGGGACTAACGCTGAAGCATCTGAATCCTGTCCACTCTCCCACTTCCAGGGAAAAGGAAAGATGCGAACATACTGGCTCTTAGGAGAGCGGAAAGGACCTCCTGGACTCCTGTAAACCCCCATTCTTCCCAAGTCAGACAGTCTCCTGCTGCTGGTACCTGGGTGGGCAGTGGCCACCATGTCTGCACACACCAGAAATGGACATTTTCATATGTAATGGAAAACAGCCACAAAAAACCTACCTTATATGGAAGTTGTAGCCCTCTGCAGCTCAGCCCTGTACATATACCTGTCCCTCTCTGGCTTGGTCCCCTTCCTCCCTactttctgtaaatatctgtatCTAAACCAGAATATTTTGgtcaaatataaaacaataataaaaaaagttctgATGTTATAGTGTGGGATGGGGCAATCCCAAGGAAAGGTTGTGGG
Above is a window of Papio anubis isolate 15944 chromosome 13, Panubis1.0, whole genome shotgun sequence DNA encoding:
- the NPR2 gene encoding atrial natriuretic peptide receptor 2 isoform X5: MLHEILLQAQRENLTNGDYVFFYLDVFGESLRAGPTRATGRPWQDNRTREQAQALREAFQTVLVITYREPPNPEYQEFQNRLLIRAREDFGVELGPSLMNLIAGCFYDGILLYAEVLNETIQEGGTREDGLRIVEKMQGRRYHGVTGLVVMDKNNDRETDFVLWAMGDLDSGDFQPAAHYSGAEKQIWWTGRPIPWVKGAPPSDNPPCAFDLDDPSCDKTPLSTLAIVALGTGITFIMFGVSSFLIFRPYRKLMLEKELASMLWRIRWEELQFGNSERYHKGAGSRLTLSLRGSSYGSLMTAHGKYQIFANTGHFKGNVVAIKHVNKKRIELTRQVLFELKHMRDVQFNHLTRFIGACIDPPNICIVTEYCPRGSLQDILENDSINLDWMFRYSLINDLVKGMAFLHNSIISSHGSLKSSNCVVDSRFVLKITDYGLASFRSTAEPDDSHALYAKKLWTAPELLSGNPLPTTGMQKADVYSFGIILQEIALRSGPFYLEGLDLSPKEIVQKVRNGQRPYFRPSIDRTQLNEELVLLMERCWAQDPAERPDFGQIKGFIRRFNKEGGTSILDNLLLRMEQYANNLEKLVEERTQAYLEEKRKAEALLYQILPHSVAEQLKRGETVQAEAFDSVTIYFSDIVGFTALSAESTPMQVVTLLNDLYTCFDAIIDNFDVYKVETIGDAYMVVSGLPGRNGQRHAPEIARMALALLDAVSSFRIRHRPHDQLRLRIGVHTGPVCAGVVGLKMPRYCLFGDTVNTASRMESNGQALKIHVSSTTKDALDELGCFQLELRGDVEMKGKGKMRTYWLLGERKGPPGLL